One part of the Thermococcus litoralis DSM 5473 genome encodes these proteins:
- a CDS encoding DUF835 domain-containing protein has product MNHALLFLGQVSSLSAKIAGALFLAYIYWKHRRKPALCWSLSWTAAASSILSDITGNTYIVSLSEAFWAMFLFYGAILLLEEKGITSREVGVLSIIPVITSLYGILIGASGRSSDWFALVGLPYAVSALFITSSGLMILLLRKLYNDKASYLGGIITLYGLHELDYPVLRLVEWFAPIGFALGAIFSILSAYVMIKFVFTEEFIRIERPPAEMYLKPGVMIIKPEEYTTIKEKLEKVPVLAFVRNLHVPESWNAFFITTAGERNSIYPTDLAKIVDTSVRYLNEAKEKGFEGIIVIDCPEYLKTYNGFEALVKFLASLKDFTLLYNGVLILVIEEEAWEKRELKILKRVLT; this is encoded by the coding sequence ATGAACCACGCACTCCTCTTCCTAGGGCAAGTATCCAGCCTCTCTGCAAAAATAGCCGGGGCTCTATTTCTCGCTTACATTTACTGGAAACACAGACGAAAGCCCGCCCTCTGTTGGTCCCTCTCTTGGACCGCTGCTGCTTCTTCAATACTCTCCGACATAACCGGAAACACGTACATTGTTTCACTATCGGAGGCATTCTGGGCGATGTTCCTATTCTATGGTGCAATCCTTCTGCTGGAAGAAAAGGGAATAACAAGCAGAGAAGTTGGAGTCCTGTCGATAATCCCCGTCATAACAAGCCTATATGGGATTCTAATAGGTGCCTCAGGTAGGTCTTCTGATTGGTTTGCACTTGTTGGTCTGCCCTATGCAGTCTCGGCACTCTTCATAACATCTTCTGGGCTTATGATACTCCTTCTCAGAAAGCTTTATAACGACAAGGCATCGTATTTAGGAGGCATTATTACACTCTACGGTCTCCACGAGCTTGATTATCCTGTTTTGAGACTTGTTGAGTGGTTCGCCCCAATAGGGTTTGCCCTTGGGGCAATATTTAGCATTCTGTCTGCATACGTCATGATAAAATTCGTCTTTACTGAAGAGTTCATAAGAATTGAAAGGCCACCAGCGGAGATGTATCTTAAACCCGGAGTTATGATAATCAAGCCCGAAGAGTATACCACAATAAAAGAAAAGCTCGAAAAAGTCCCTGTATTGGCATTTGTTAGAAATCTGCATGTACCTGAGAGCTGGAATGCTTTCTTCATAACGACCGCCGGAGAGAGAAATTCCATATATCCCACTGATCTGGCAAAAATTGTTGATACGTCGGTTAGATATCTAAACGAGGCAAAGGAAAAGGGATTTGAGGGGATAATTGTTATAGACTGTCCAGAATATTTGAAAACATACAACGGCTTTGAAGCTCTCGTAAAATTTCTTGCCTCTCTAAAGGATTTCACGCTTTTATACAACGGAGTTCTAATTCTGGTAATTGAGGAAGAAGCTTGGGAAAAAAGAGAGCTTAAAATCCTAAAAAGGGTTCTCACCTGA
- a CDS encoding DUF116 domain-containing protein — protein sequence MGIDNIIAKLASVGADLSTRNAVRMALSLISEDEELTDQIYVEIKNKAYKEDFAKVPVEKRAVFIPQCLRNVKECPAEFGEYGWKCTKCGKCSIGDIIEYGEKLGYKQFYIVPGGSLVKKILKEKVPKGEIKAALGIACWPELAEASEKLSILKIPLQAVPLLRAGCINTLVDLERVKMALEVGLTQESKNPAFSTDMNPQQTL from the coding sequence ATGGGGATTGATAACATAATCGCAAAGCTGGCATCAGTTGGAGCTGATCTCAGTACTAGAAATGCAGTGAGAATGGCGCTCTCTCTGATAAGCGAGGATGAAGAGCTTACAGACCAGATATACGTGGAGATAAAGAACAAAGCGTACAAAGAAGACTTTGCAAAGGTGCCTGTTGAAAAGAGAGCTGTTTTCATCCCCCAGTGTTTAAGAAATGTGAAAGAATGCCCCGCAGAGTTTGGCGAATATGGGTGGAAATGCACAAAGTGTGGAAAGTGTTCAATTGGCGATATAATTGAATACGGAGAAAAGCTCGGTTACAAACAGTTCTATATAGTCCCAGGTGGGAGTTTGGTAAAGAAAATACTAAAGGAAAAAGTCCCTAAAGGGGAAATAAAGGCTGCACTGGGGATAGCATGCTGGCCTGAGCTTGCAGAAGCTAGTGAGAAGCTTTCCATACTAAAAATTCCACTCCAAGCAGTACCCCTACTAAGGGCAGGATGTATAAACACCCTGGTCGATCTTGAGAGAGTTAAGATGGCCTTGGAAGTTGGCCTTACACAAGAAAGCAAAAACCCAGCATTTTCCACAGACATGAATCCCCAACAGACTCTCTAA
- a CDS encoding DMT family transporter, with the protein MKRAELILLGITVIWGFTFPAMKVSLAYLSPVLFLAYRFGIASLLMLLIFRKKAIKSETFFEGFILGTTLFFGHGFQIVGLKYTSASNSAFITSLYVVFTPFIAYFLLGDKLRVRDFLSLSVAIAGLYLISGASLSFNYGDLLTVLCAISFAFQIVLVQKFGERDYLSLAFWQIFWNFVFSTIYALIFEGFVLPIGITPWLGIIYTGVFATVIAFTLQVKYQKETKAHKAALIYSAEPIFGHISAFLTIGEVLSLRGYLGALLILTAIWNEIRNESH; encoded by the coding sequence ATGAAAAGGGCGGAGCTAATTCTTCTTGGGATCACGGTCATATGGGGCTTCACCTTTCCAGCAATGAAAGTTAGCCTTGCTTATCTTTCCCCAGTCCTATTTTTGGCTTATCGTTTTGGAATAGCCTCTCTTCTTATGCTCCTCATCTTTAGAAAGAAAGCCATAAAGAGCGAAACTTTCTTTGAAGGGTTTATTTTGGGAACAACCCTCTTTTTTGGGCATGGTTTTCAGATAGTGGGCTTAAAATACACATCTGCATCCAACTCCGCCTTCATAACTTCCCTTTACGTGGTTTTTACTCCATTTATAGCTTATTTTCTTCTGGGTGATAAGCTGAGGGTAAGGGATTTTCTGTCCTTAAGTGTTGCAATAGCTGGTTTGTATCTAATCTCAGGAGCGAGCTTAAGTTTTAACTATGGCGATCTGTTGACGGTTCTTTGTGCAATCTCATTTGCATTCCAGATAGTCCTTGTCCAGAAATTTGGGGAAAGAGACTACCTCAGCCTTGCCTTTTGGCAGATATTTTGGAATTTTGTGTTTTCGACAATTTATGCCTTGATTTTTGAGGGATTTGTATTGCCAATAGGGATAACTCCATGGCTTGGTATTATTTACACGGGAGTCTTTGCAACGGTAATTGCTTTCACTCTTCAGGTGAAGTATCAGAAAGAAACGAAAGCCCATAAAGCGGCTCTTATATACTCCGCTGAACCAATTTTTGGGCATATATCGGCATTTTTGACTATAGGGGAAGTTCTAAGCTTGAGAGGTTATCTAGGTGCTCTGTTGATTTTGACTGCGATCTGGAATGAAATAAGAAATGAAAGCCATTAG
- a CDS encoding 4Fe-4S dicluster domain-containing protein, with protein MGEEEAYEVQKESVERIWILITPDKCSGCRLCEVACSLEHEGIVWPEASRIRVFELLPGVNVPHTCVQCPDYPCVNACPTKALSVDEKTGAVLVDEAKCIECGACITACPGDVPRIPVGKGSVVICDLCGGNPKCVEVCHEAGHDALKIVTGNYRPIFRTFAKDPVEKSSEIAKKVFGEEFLG; from the coding sequence ATGGGCGAGGAGGAAGCTTATGAAGTCCAAAAGGAGAGCGTTGAGCGAATATGGATTCTGATAACCCCCGATAAGTGCAGTGGTTGCAGGCTATGTGAAGTTGCCTGTTCCCTCGAGCACGAAGGAATCGTATGGCCAGAGGCATCAAGAATCAGAGTCTTTGAGCTTTTGCCCGGAGTTAACGTTCCACATACATGTGTTCAATGCCCGGACTATCCATGTGTAAATGCCTGTCCTACAAAAGCCCTTAGTGTTGATGAAAAAACAGGGGCAGTGCTTGTTGATGAAGCGAAGTGCATAGAGTGTGGGGCTTGTATAACAGCTTGCCCCGGAGATGTTCCGAGAATTCCAGTTGGTAAGGGAAGTGTGGTCATATGCGACCTCTGCGGGGGAAATCCGAAGTGTGTTGAAGTTTGCCATGAGGCTGGGCACGATGCCCTAAAGATTGTCACAGGAAACTACAGACCGATCTTCAGGACATTTGCAAAAGATCCCGTGGAAAAGAGCTCTGAGATAGCGAAAAAGGTCTTTGGAGAAGAGTTTCTGGGGTGA
- a CDS encoding aldehyde ferredoxin oxidoreductase family protein, which produces MYAYTGKLLDVDLTKEEIKEVELEEETLRKFYGGRGLGTYLLWKELGEKWENVDPLSEENLLLILTGPLTGYYPGMKTAVVSKSPESNGIVGSVLSSEVGLELKASGYDGIIIRGKAKTPVYLFVYNDTVEIRDASKYWGMGGIELHKTLLKEVHEEVRKKEMLKGIPKEPAMMYIGKGGENKVRFAAIMTKLMHAAGYGGYGAVMGSKNLKAIVVKGSKSLPEVYDKEKMKFLLREFWKELFSMTTFREWGTGAGGYSVGHDRSSEPIRNWQEEYHDNEEISVVNFENRAWIKKYWADYGCPVNCMKISYLRYGEYKGSITDAPDYELQAYMGTNLGIFEPEKIVYLSYLVDELGLDGINAGNTLGFAAELYQRGILTKEDIGFELNWGDEKAFAKLLHLIAEKEGIGKILAEGTYRAALKISEMKGVDATKYAVHVKGIGVGAHGIRSELDYTKDISYAVSVQGGDHTSTASLPARSYEGEMVNAFYDSAVVCMFVTRPGFERILEFGNALTGFDITPEQWFNEVGLRIIHLQRILLLLGGPDVYWDPRKDDDNPPRFYEPLPSGPVRGKASSREEIKSKVRQYYEEIGYDENGIPKEEVLEELGLSDAKREVRRIKKRLNL; this is translated from the coding sequence ATGTATGCATACACTGGAAAGCTCCTTGATGTTGACTTAACAAAGGAAGAGATTAAAGAAGTTGAGCTTGAGGAAGAAACTCTAAGGAAGTTCTACGGGGGAAGAGGGCTTGGAACTTACCTCCTCTGGAAAGAGCTTGGAGAGAAGTGGGAAAACGTTGATCCTCTTAGCGAGGAAAACCTTCTTCTAATACTCACTGGACCTCTGACCGGCTATTATCCCGGCATGAAAACCGCTGTTGTTTCTAAATCCCCAGAGAGCAATGGTATTGTAGGGAGTGTTTTAAGCAGTGAGGTAGGATTAGAGCTTAAGGCATCGGGATACGATGGGATCATAATCAGAGGAAAGGCAAAAACGCCCGTTTATCTCTTCGTTTACAACGATACTGTGGAAATAAGAGATGCATCCAAATACTGGGGCATGGGGGGCATTGAGCTTCATAAAACCCTCTTAAAGGAAGTGCACGAAGAGGTAAGAAAAAAGGAAATGCTGAAAGGGATCCCCAAAGAGCCCGCAATGATGTACATAGGCAAAGGAGGAGAAAACAAGGTTCGCTTTGCTGCAATAATGACAAAGCTCATGCATGCCGCAGGTTACGGGGGCTATGGAGCTGTTATGGGGAGCAAGAACCTCAAAGCGATAGTTGTAAAGGGAAGCAAATCCCTTCCAGAGGTTTACGACAAAGAAAAAATGAAATTCCTCCTCAGAGAGTTCTGGAAGGAGCTCTTCTCAATGACCACATTTAGAGAATGGGGCACCGGAGCTGGGGGTTACAGCGTAGGGCATGACCGCTCAAGCGAGCCGATAAGAAACTGGCAGGAGGAATATCACGACAACGAGGAGATAAGTGTCGTTAACTTCGAAAATAGAGCATGGATAAAGAAGTACTGGGCCGATTACGGATGTCCAGTGAACTGTATGAAAATTTCATATCTCCGTTACGGCGAATACAAGGGCTCAATAACGGATGCACCTGACTATGAGCTCCAAGCGTATATGGGAACCAACCTTGGAATATTTGAGCCCGAGAAGATCGTTTACCTCTCATACCTTGTGGATGAACTTGGCTTAGATGGAATAAACGCTGGAAACACTTTAGGATTTGCAGCGGAGCTTTACCAGAGAGGGATACTCACAAAGGAAGACATAGGATTTGAGCTCAATTGGGGCGATGAAAAGGCATTTGCAAAGCTTTTACACCTAATAGCCGAGAAAGAGGGCATTGGAAAGATACTAGCCGAAGGCACTTACAGAGCAGCACTAAAGATCTCCGAGATGAAGGGAGTGGATGCAACAAAATATGCAGTTCACGTGAAAGGAATCGGAGTAGGGGCCCATGGAATAAGGAGCGAGCTTGACTACACAAAAGACATAAGCTACGCAGTCTCAGTCCAAGGAGGGGATCACACTTCAACTGCTAGCCTTCCAGCAAGGAGCTATGAGGGAGAAATGGTAAACGCATTTTATGATTCGGCAGTTGTGTGTATGTTTGTCACAAGGCCGGGATTTGAGAGAATTCTAGAATTTGGAAACGCTTTGACAGGATTTGACATAACCCCAGAGCAGTGGTTTAACGAAGTCGGTCTGAGGATAATCCACCTCCAGAGAATACTTTTACTCCTTGGCGGGCCGGATGTATACTGGGATCCAAGAAAAGACGATGACAATCCACCAAGATTCTATGAACCACTACCAAGTGGGCCCGTTAGAGGAAAAGCATCCAGCAGGGAGGAGATAAAATCAAAGGTCAGACAGTACTACGAAGAGATTGGCTACGACGAAAATGGGATTCCAAAAGAGGAAGTTCTTGAAGAGCTCGGCTTAAGCGATGCAAAGAGGGAAGTTAGGAGAATCAAAAAGCGCTTAAACCTTTAA
- a CDS encoding OsmC family protein, protein MVEYKDMTIKVVGERLSPTKMKVKAGNFEITIDKIGGEAPSPVEYLLAALAGCLNIVATLVAKDMGIQIEDLSVEVEGVLNPGKFMTGEGEKAGYKEIKAKIKVKTDADEETLKKWLEKVEERCPVSDNLANPTPTKVEVEKC, encoded by the coding sequence ATGGTAGAATACAAAGACATGACAATCAAAGTTGTAGGGGAGAGGCTTTCTCCAACAAAAATGAAGGTCAAAGCCGGGAATTTTGAGATTACAATAGACAAAATCGGTGGGGAAGCTCCGAGCCCAGTTGAATATCTCCTCGCAGCCCTTGCAGGATGTCTAAATATTGTCGCGACCCTTGTAGCCAAGGACATGGGGATACAAATTGAAGACCTGAGTGTTGAAGTTGAAGGTGTCCTTAATCCTGGAAAGTTTATGACTGGAGAAGGTGAAAAAGCGGGCTACAAAGAGATCAAGGCCAAAATTAAAGTGAAGACTGATGCTGATGAAGAGACCCTCAAGAAGTGGCTTGAAAAGGTAGAAGAACGCTGCCCAGTTAGCGATAATTTAGCCAACCCCACCCCAACAAAGGTTGAAGTTGAAAAGTGCTGA
- a CDS encoding MoaD/ThiS family protein, whose translation MKIKVRLYGELAIKHGTEVELEVKEGARVEDVLKILKISDSEHHLILNERKVSKNHPLSDGDTLKVLPVVYGG comes from the coding sequence GTGAAGATAAAGGTTAGGCTCTACGGAGAGCTTGCCATAAAACACGGCACGGAGGTTGAGCTAGAAGTTAAAGAGGGAGCTAGGGTTGAGGATGTCCTCAAAATTTTGAAAATAAGTGATTCAGAGCATCATTTAATTTTGAATGAAAGAAAAGTTTCAAAAAACCACCCACTAAGTGATGGAGATACCTTAAAGGTTCTTCCGGTAGTCTATGGGGGTTAA
- a CDS encoding polysaccharide deacetylase family protein, producing MYQKFGYHFHAYQPGDLIYIHDGSGWDPIKYSERLSPVSLKIRDIEVKSRNWTRTVIKAYEYTSDALGSLKSRSVSVDFEPFTLYMILRYKPKIYAEIVDLLMNKVEPVPTTPFHPIMPHLSTFEQEILARISFDFYEPFIKDKDVVGYWLPENVITKETAKIIAESTQKEIVFLLDERQFVGLHFPQAKFSCNTYKCDDKIGYVFGRDHQLSDAFAFNTLDVDGLVRAVVEGRIDVFKENSEIPYLVYLASDLEALLSNPQQLDKFITWLSKLEEKGVETINAVEFIRKKRNGEFKRLEGECSEHFRINVKDYSSWSDYYDLSIDGRTSDIRWLGMRREDSRVINRVYKGKKVSQLWKYAFTKLFRELNRSIRFGVIDLIHKYLPEASIEDIKEFLVRYARIFFREHYEYFEMDTTVEYIMEPLKDLDPTLALRLGRIYYIMLLANHSDPRFWENIDTRVTFENVSAISKALIELMKVYIDENMHERANYILLEYMKLLAFPQLYYDYELFKMPGLEGWETSEKAWFDSLKSEVPNCDYNVITRAALYVGNEDLPEDIRNALEVLYDMKKAVADTGHISGEMHGNWENKEWCEHRAKV from the coding sequence ATGTACCAGAAGTTTGGATACCATTTTCATGCTTACCAGCCCGGTGATCTAATCTATATCCACGATGGCTCCGGGTGGGATCCAATAAAATATTCAGAGCGATTGAGCCCGGTGTCCCTAAAAATAAGGGATATAGAAGTGAAATCCAGGAACTGGACAAGAACCGTTATTAAAGCGTATGAATACACCAGCGATGCCTTGGGATCTCTAAAATCCAGAAGCGTAAGTGTTGATTTTGAGCCCTTCACACTTTACATGATCCTGAGATATAAACCAAAGATATACGCGGAAATAGTCGATCTGCTCATGAACAAAGTGGAGCCGGTTCCAACAACGCCTTTTCATCCAATAATGCCCCACCTCAGCACTTTTGAACAGGAAATTCTTGCGAGAATCTCCTTCGATTTCTATGAACCCTTTATCAAAGACAAGGATGTTGTTGGGTACTGGCTTCCCGAGAACGTTATCACTAAAGAAACTGCCAAAATCATAGCAGAGTCAACACAAAAGGAAATAGTGTTCCTTCTGGACGAGCGGCAGTTTGTTGGCCTTCACTTTCCCCAAGCAAAGTTCTCCTGCAACACATACAAATGCGACGATAAAATAGGATACGTCTTCGGAAGGGATCACCAGCTGAGCGATGCTTTTGCATTCAACACACTTGACGTTGATGGCCTTGTGAGGGCTGTTGTAGAAGGTAGAATAGATGTTTTCAAAGAGAACTCTGAGATTCCCTATTTGGTTTACCTCGCAAGCGATCTTGAGGCTTTGCTGAGCAACCCACAACAGCTGGACAAGTTCATCACTTGGCTTTCAAAACTTGAGGAAAAAGGAGTTGAAACAATAAACGCAGTGGAGTTCATTAGAAAGAAGAGAAATGGAGAGTTCAAAAGGTTAGAAGGAGAGTGCAGTGAGCACTTTAGAATCAACGTCAAGGACTACTCGAGTTGGAGTGACTATTACGATCTCAGCATAGACGGAAGGACGAGTGACATCAGATGGCTCGGCATGAGAAGAGAAGACAGCAGAGTAATTAACCGTGTCTACAAAGGGAAGAAGGTTTCACAGCTTTGGAAGTATGCCTTTACAAAGCTGTTCAGGGAACTAAATAGGAGTATACGCTTTGGTGTGATTGATTTGATCCACAAATACCTCCCAGAGGCGAGCATAGAGGATATAAAGGAATTTCTGGTAAGATATGCGAGAATATTCTTTAGAGAACACTACGAATACTTTGAGATGGATACAACGGTGGAATATATAATGGAACCGCTTAAAGACCTTGATCCAACGCTTGCTTTAAGGTTGGGAAGGATATACTACATAATGCTGCTCGCCAACCACTCAGATCCCCGGTTCTGGGAAAACATCGACACAAGGGTAACATTTGAGAACGTCTCCGCGATCAGCAAGGCACTTATAGAGCTCATGAAGGTTTATATTGATGAGAACATGCACGAGAGAGCCAACTACATCCTCCTCGAATACATGAAGCTTCTTGCTTTTCCCCAGCTCTACTACGACTACGAACTTTTCAAGATGCCAGGGCTTGAGGGATGGGAGACAAGTGAAAAAGCTTGGTTCGATAGCCTAAAAAGCGAGGTTCCAAACTGTGATTACAATGTAATAACAAGGGCAGCCCTCTACGTTGGAAACGAAGACCTCCCAGAGGACATAAGAAACGCCTTAGAAGTTCTCTATGATATGAAAAAAGCGGTGGCAGATACAGGCCATATCTCCGGAGAAATGCACGGAAACTGGGAAAACAAGGAATGGTGCGAGCATAGGGCAAAGGTTTAG
- the cca gene encoding CCA tRNA nucleotidyltransferase, translating to MELLKEVLERIKPSEEERALVNAVTQEILKIAEEEIGKKDLEVTPRLVGSIAKDTYLSGDHDVDLFLAFPLEVPLEELRKIGLELGKAIGKRLESYEIAYAEHPYVRAFYKGFDVDIVPCYNVKSWREVKTAVDRSLLHTEWVVKHLDGRNDEVRLLKKFLKGINAYGSEVYVRGFSGYLTELLIIKYGSFMNLLENVEFLGKGKIIDLEGWLKKEPEIAYKTVEREGESPLIVIDPVDPRRNVASSLSWEKFGVFYFKAKEFVEKPGIGFFFPSKAKAGDYKALLKKKGTNLVTLLFPKPELVDDVLLPQLERSAKGFEKSLKREGFEVFDLNWGYTEKAFIMLEVDRVERPRVILKPGPEFLGERALDFYTKNQKVWIRGKRLYSEKEVKEGIVDVIEDLLTKNQVALGKNLREVIKNAEILINFVPPELEEEAYLFLSKEKWNIKG from the coding sequence ATGGAACTGCTGAAGGAAGTTTTGGAGAGGATAAAGCCATCGGAGGAGGAGAGAGCCTTAGTCAATGCTGTAACACAGGAGATACTTAAGATTGCAGAGGAAGAGATAGGGAAAAAGGACTTAGAGGTTACCCCTCGTTTGGTGGGCTCAATAGCGAAGGACACCTATCTATCCGGCGACCACGATGTGGATCTTTTTTTGGCATTTCCCCTTGAAGTTCCGCTTGAGGAGCTGAGGAAAATAGGGCTAGAGCTGGGGAAGGCCATCGGTAAGAGACTTGAGAGTTACGAAATAGCCTACGCTGAACATCCATACGTGAGAGCTTTTTACAAGGGTTTTGATGTGGACATTGTACCTTGCTACAATGTGAAAAGCTGGAGAGAAGTAAAGACGGCGGTAGATAGATCCCTACTCCACACCGAGTGGGTGGTAAAACACTTAGACGGGAGAAACGACGAGGTAAGGCTTCTCAAGAAGTTTCTGAAAGGGATAAATGCATATGGCAGTGAAGTTTATGTTAGAGGCTTCTCTGGTTACTTAACGGAGCTTTTGATAATAAAATACGGTTCCTTTATGAACCTGCTTGAGAACGTCGAGTTCTTGGGGAAGGGCAAGATAATAGACCTTGAGGGATGGTTAAAGAAGGAGCCAGAAATAGCGTACAAAACTGTGGAACGAGAAGGGGAAAGCCCCTTAATTGTTATAGACCCCGTTGATCCCAGAAGAAACGTTGCTTCTTCTCTTAGCTGGGAAAAGTTTGGAGTGTTTTATTTTAAAGCGAAAGAGTTTGTCGAAAAGCCGGGAATTGGGTTTTTCTTTCCATCAAAAGCAAAAGCTGGTGATTATAAGGCCTTGCTCAAGAAAAAAGGCACAAATCTGGTTACTCTCCTCTTCCCAAAGCCCGAACTCGTGGATGATGTTCTCCTTCCCCAGCTTGAGAGAAGTGCGAAGGGGTTTGAGAAGAGCCTGAAAAGGGAAGGTTTTGAAGTTTTTGACTTAAATTGGGGATACACTGAGAAGGCGTTCATCATGCTTGAAGTCGATAGGGTGGAGAGGCCAAGAGTAATTTTAAAACCCGGGCCAGAGTTCTTGGGCGAGAGGGCGCTTGATTTTTACACAAAGAACCAAAAAGTATGGATAAGGGGAAAGAGGCTTTATTCTGAGAAAGAGGTTAAGGAAGGCATAGTGGACGTTATTGAAGACCTTCTCACCAAAAACCAAGTTGCCCTTGGCAAAAACTTGAGAGAGGTTATAAAAAATGCAGAAATTTTAATCAACTTCGTTCCTCCAGAACTTGAGGAAGAGGCTTATCTCTTTCTCAGCAAAGAAAAATGGAACATAAAGGGCTAA
- the thpR gene encoding RNA 2',3'-cyclic phosphodiesterase, producing MRAFIAIDINDEVRQKLIEAQEKIEKTKSAKIKFVEPENLHLTLKFLGEITEEQAEDIKKLLEQIAKKHKKHSVKVKGIGVFPNYNYVRVIWAGVENDEEIKKIAKEIDNALFKLSFKREKDFVSHITIGRVKFVKDKVELMLALKELSNEEFGEFEVSAIELKKSTLTPKGPIYETLARFELKD from the coding sequence ATGAGGGCGTTCATAGCGATTGATATTAACGACGAAGTTAGACAAAAACTCATAGAGGCGCAAGAGAAAATCGAAAAAACAAAATCCGCAAAAATCAAATTTGTTGAGCCGGAAAACCTCCATCTAACTCTAAAGTTCTTGGGAGAAATAACTGAGGAGCAGGCAGAGGATATCAAAAAACTCTTAGAACAGATAGCCAAAAAGCACAAGAAGCACAGCGTAAAAGTTAAGGGCATAGGAGTGTTCCCGAATTACAACTATGTCAGGGTTATCTGGGCTGGAGTGGAGAACGATGAGGAGATAAAGAAAATAGCAAAGGAGATAGACAACGCTCTTTTCAAACTTAGCTTTAAGCGAGAGAAGGATTTTGTTTCTCACATAACAATAGGAAGGGTAAAATTCGTGAAGGATAAGGTTGAGCTTATGCTGGCGTTGAAAGAGCTTTCTAACGAGGAATTTGGCGAGTTCGAGGTCAGCGCAATAGAGCTTAAGAAGAGCACTTTAACACCAAAAGGGCCCATTTATGAAACCCTTGCAAGATTTGAGTTGAAGGATTAG